From the Calonectris borealis chromosome 4, bCalBor7.hap1.2, whole genome shotgun sequence genome, one window contains:
- the VPS37A gene encoding vacuolar protein sorting-associated protein 37A isoform X2 — MDKQGVYVTGPLISNFTMHSDLGKIIQSLLDEFWKNPPVLAPSSTSFPYLFNKPAGMPPYAPQGFPFLPPYPPQETNRTMAAVPVAESVSTSYTTDKPAAPSYGLIADLPLPVPTAEAALQVGQNGFTYKMPDVPDTFPELSELSISQLTNMNEQEEVLLEQFVNLPQLKQVITDRDELVKSIEELAKKNLLLEPSLEAKRQMVLDKYEQLTQMKAAFEKKMQRQHELSESCSPSALQARLKVAAHEAEEESDTIAEDFLEGKTEIDDFLSSFMEKRTLCHCRRAKEEKLQQAIAMHSQFHAPL; from the exons ATGGACAAGCAGGGAGTATATGTGACCGGTCCATTAATAAGTAAT TTTACAATGCACTCAGATCTTGGAAAAATTATTCAAAGTTTACTGGATGAGTTTTGGAAGAATCCTCCAGTTCTGGCTCCTAGCTCAACATCATTTCCATA cctTTTCAATAAACCAGCTGGAATGCCTCCTTATGCTCCTCAGGggtttccatttcttcctccataCCCACCTcaagaaacaaacagaaccaTGGCAGCCGTGCCTGTTGCTGAATCAGTTTCTACAAGCTACACTACAGACAAGCCTGCTGCTCCCTCTTACGGCTTGATTGCTGATCTGCCACTACCTGTTCCGACAGCAGAAGCAGCGCTTCAG GTTGGCCAGAATGGATTTACTTACAAGATGCCTGATGTTCCTGATACATTTCCAGAACTCTCAGAACTAAG TATATCGCAGCTGACCAATATGAATGAGCAAGAGGAAGTGTTACTGGAACAGTTTGTGAATCTACCACAACTGAAGCAAGTCATTACTGATAGAGATGAGTTAGTGAAAAGCATTGAAGAGTTGGCAA aaaaaaacttgTTGCTGGAGCCTAGTCTCGAGGCAAAAAGACAGATGGTGTTGGATAAA tATGAGCAACTCACACAGATGAAAGCAGCctttgaaaaaaagatgcaaagacAGCATGAACTTAGTGAG agtTGCAGTCCAAGTGCTCTGCAAGCCAGACTTAAAGTAGCTGCTCATGAAGCTGAAGAGGAATCTGACACTATTGCAGAAGACTTCTTGGaaggcaaaacagaaatagaTGACTTTCTTAGTAGTTTCATGGAAAAGAGAACG CTCTGCCACTGTAGACGAGCCAAAGAGGAAAAACTTCAACAGGCAATAGCAATGCACAGCCAATTTCATGCTCCGCTATAG
- the MTMR7 gene encoding phosphatidylinositol-3-phosphate phosphatase MTMR7, which yields MGIPNNYWQISDVNRDYGVCDSYPTEVYVPKSATAHIIVGSSKFRSRRRFPALSYYCKDNNASICRSSQPLSGFSARCLEDEQMLQAIRKANPGSDFIYVVDTRPKLNAMANRAAGKGYENEDNYSNIKFQFIGIENIHVMRNSLQKMLEVCELKSPSMSDFLWGLENSGWLKHIKAIMDAGIFIAKAVAEEGVSVLVHCSDGWDRTAQVCSVASLLLDPYYRTMKGFMVLIEKDWVSFGHKFNHRYGNLDGDPKEISPVIDQFIECVWQLMEQFPCAFEFNERFLIHIQHHIYSCQFGNFLCNSQKERRELKIQERTYSLWAHLWKNRCDYLNPLYRSDHSQTQGTLHPQMAPCNFLYKFWSGMYNRFEKGLHPRQSVTDYLMAVKEETQQLEEELEVLGERLANLQKSQLNDNKVKSKQQDRSKQLGLSTSNNSLANTPQEYSNDLKSFPSRSPSQGDEEDSALILTQDNLKSSDPDLSANSDQESGVEDLSCRSPSGGGCLPSEDSGKDSDEAVFLAV from the exons gtcTGTGACTCCTATCCTACAGAAGTGTATGTACCAAAGTCTGCCACTGCACACATCATAGTGGGGAGCTCTAAATTTCGGAGCAGAAGGCGTTTCCCAGCTCTTTCCTACTACTGCAAGGATAACAAC gCCTCCATATGTAGAAGCAGCCAGCCTTTATCTGGCTTTAGTGCTCGATGCCTTGAGGACGAACAGATGCTCCAGGCCATTAGAAAAGCAAATCCAGGAAGTGATTTCATATACGTTGTTGACACTCGGCCCAAA CTCAACGCAATGGCAAacagagcagcagggaaggggtaTGAAAATGAAGACAACTACTCCAACATCAAGTTTCAATTCATAGGCATTGAGAACATCCATGTCATGAGAAATAGTCTGCAGAAAATGCTTGAAG TTTGTGAGCTGAAATCGCCTTCAATGAGTGACTTTCTGTGGGGCTTAGAAAATTCTGGCTGGCTGAAGCATATCAAAGCCATTATGGATGCTGGCATTTTTATTGCAAAG GCTGTGGCTGAGGAAGGTGTGAGTGTGCTTGTTCACTGCTCTGATGGCTGGGATAGGACAGCCCAGGTTTGCTCTGTAGCGAGCCTTCTATTGGATCCATATTACAGAACTATGAAGGGATTCATG GTGTTAATTGAAAAAGACTGGGTTTCCTTTGGTCACAAATTTAACCACAG GTATGGCAATTTAGATGGAGATCCGAAGGAGATATCCCCTGTTATTGACCAGTTCATCGAGTGTGTTTGGCAATTAATGGAACAGTTTCCTTGTGCCTTTGAATTCAACGAGAGATTCCTCATCCACATACAGCATCATATCTATTCTTGCCAGTTTGGGAATTTCCTGTGTAACAGCCAGAAGGAGAGACGAGAGCTGAA aatccaaGAACGAACATATTCATTGTGGGCTCACTTGTGGAAAAACCGTTGTGATTACCTGAATCCTTTGTACAGATCAGACCACAGTCAAACCCAAGGGACCTTGCACCCACAGATGGCTCCATGCAACTTCTTGTACAA GTTCTGGAGTGGTATGTACAACCGCTTTGAAAAGGGGCTGCATCCTCGACAGTCAGTTACTGATTATTTGATGGCAGTGAAGGAAGAAACtcagcagctggaagaagagCTGGAAGTCTTGGGAGAG AGGCTGGCGAACCTTCAGAAATCACAATTAAATGATAATAAAGTCAAGAGTAAGCAACAAGACCGAAGCAAACAGTTAGGGCTTTCTACTTCCAACAACAGCTTAGCTAACACTCCCCAGGAGTATAGCAACGATCTGAAATCATTCCCATCCCGGAGCCCTTCACAAGGGGATGAGGAAGATTCAGCCCTGATTTTGACACAGGACAACCTGAAAAGCTCTGATCCTGACCTCTCGGCCAACAGTGATCAGGAGTCTGGTGTGGAGGACTTAAGCTGTAGGTCCCCAAGTGGGGGTGGCTGCTTGCCTAGTGAAGACAGTGGCAAGGATTCAGATGAGGCTGTATTTCTGGCAGTCTGA